A stretch of the Streptomyces venezuelae genome encodes the following:
- a CDS encoding LysM peptidoglycan-binding domain-containing protein — protein MAGKGKHRRPKNNPLTRGFLFAGTGGAALVLPLVGATGAQAAAPAAVPAAVPAAAPVKAPGTYSVATGDSLSKIAAKYGVAGGWKKLYEDNRAVIGNDPSLIRPGIKLTLNGDGGRPAAEPARAAAEPARADRSTRTPLYANNLDGWIKESLAIMAEKGIPGTYQGLYKNIMRESSGNPRAINNWDINAKNGIPSKGLLQVIDPTFKAYHVPGTSFDSYDPVANITAAANYAAARYGSIDNVNGPY, from the coding sequence ATGGCCGGAAAAGGCAAGCACCGTCGCCCCAAGAACAACCCGCTCACCCGTGGATTCCTTTTCGCGGGGACCGGCGGCGCCGCACTGGTCCTGCCGCTCGTCGGAGCGACCGGGGCGCAGGCCGCCGCGCCGGCCGCAGTACCTGCCGCAGTACCGGCCGCCGCGCCGGTGAAGGCCCCCGGTACGTACTCCGTGGCGACCGGCGACTCGCTTTCGAAGATCGCCGCGAAGTACGGGGTGGCCGGGGGCTGGAAGAAGCTCTACGAGGACAACCGCGCGGTGATCGGCAACGACCCGTCGCTGATCCGACCGGGGATCAAGCTCACCCTCAACGGGGACGGCGGCCGGCCGGCCGCCGAGCCCGCCCGGGCCGCCGCCGAGCCCGCCCGGGCCGACCGGTCCACGCGCACCCCGCTCTACGCGAACAACCTGGACGGCTGGATCAAGGAATCCCTCGCCATCATGGCCGAAAAGGGCATTCCGGGCACCTATCAGGGCCTTTACAAGAACATCATGCGCGAGTCCAGCGGCAACCCGCGGGCGATCAACAACTGGGACATCAACGCCAAGAACGGCATCCCCAGCAAGGGGCTGCTCCAGGTCATCGACCCGACCTTCAAGGCGTACCACGTGCCGGGAACCTCGTTCGACTCCTACGACCCGGTCGCGAACATCACCGCCGCCGCCAACTACGCCGCCGCCCGCTACGGCTCGATCGACAACGTGAACGGGCCCTACTAG
- a CDS encoding TerD family protein produces MSGSGSRSSVRKGLAKVEVALKWDPSPAGSPANDLDIVAAVYAADGLRGAPVHLVHFGHRSPDGTITLNRDSRTGQGFGFDEVMTLELDRMSEALARVVIGVVIQGGDGTKTFGDVAGTALRIREGHTDLVSDDFASVADASAATVAEFARDASGGWTLRPAVHGFTADPEEFTRLMGAV; encoded by the coding sequence ATGAGCGGTAGCGGCAGCCGAAGCAGTGTGCGCAAGGGCCTGGCCAAGGTCGAGGTCGCACTGAAATGGGACCCGAGCCCGGCCGGCAGCCCGGCCAACGATCTCGATATCGTCGCCGCGGTCTACGCCGCGGACGGCCTCCGTGGTGCCCCGGTCCATCTGGTGCACTTCGGCCACCGGTCCCCGGACGGCACCATCACCCTCAACCGGGACAGCCGCACCGGGCAGGGCTTCGGCTTCGACGAGGTGATGACCCTGGAACTGGACCGGATGAGCGAGGCGCTCGCCCGGGTGGTGATCGGTGTGGTGATCCAGGGCGGCGACGGCACGAAGACCTTCGGTGATGTCGCGGGCACGGCCCTCCGTATCCGGGAGGGCCACACCGATCTTGTGTCCGACGACTTCGCGTCGGTGGCCGACGCCTCGGCGGCCACGGTCGCCGAATTCGCCCGGGACGCCTCCGGCGGGTGGACCCTGCGTCCGGCGGTCCACGGCTTCACCGCGGACCCGGAGGAGTTCACCCGCCTGATGGGCGCGGTCTAG
- the rraA gene encoding ribonuclease E activity regulator RraA — MSDATDATDPTGTPATPATPASAVKPVPTADLYDEYGERLAVCGLQFRGIGGRRMFAGPVRTVACHEDNALLRELLHTPGEGAVLVVDGGGSLRTALVGDLIAGAAQRNGWAGLIVHGAVRDSVALGGLDLGVLALGTVPRKSGKTGAGTVDEPVSFGGITFRPGGTVYADEDGVVVLPERE; from the coding sequence CCTGCCACACCCGCCACGCCCGCCTCCGCCGTCAAGCCGGTACCCACCGCCGACCTGTACGACGAGTACGGCGAGCGGCTGGCGGTCTGCGGCCTCCAGTTCCGCGGGATCGGGGGCCGCCGGATGTTCGCCGGGCCGGTACGGACGGTCGCCTGCCACGAGGACAACGCCCTGCTGCGCGAGCTGCTGCACACGCCGGGCGAGGGCGCGGTGCTGGTCGTGGACGGCGGCGGCTCGCTCCGCACCGCCCTGGTCGGGGACCTCATCGCGGGTGCGGCCCAGCGCAACGGCTGGGCCGGGCTGATCGTCCACGGGGCGGTCCGGGACAGCGTGGCCCTCGGCGGGCTCGACCTCGGGGTGCTGGCGCTCGGCACCGTCCCCCGTAAGAGCGGGAAGACCGGCGCGGGCACCGTCGACGAGCCGGTGTCCTTCGGCGGCATCACCTTCCGCCCCGGCGGGACGGTGTACGCGGACGAGGACGGCGTCGTGGTGCTCCCCGAGCGGGAGTAG